One window of the Candidatus Chryseobacterium colombiense genome contains the following:
- a CDS encoding OsmC family protein → MKITLNRINDDFLFECTNSQGNSILLDNTSQPGAKGVSPMESVLMAVAGCSGIDVVSILKKQRQEITGFKAEVEGERVPVEDAKPFKAIKVKFLLEGNIDPKKALKAAQLSFEKYCSVSKTLEPNVEIGYEVFVNGEQVTN, encoded by the coding sequence ATGAAAATAACACTTAACAGAATCAACGACGATTTTTTATTTGAATGTACCAACTCACAGGGGAATTCAATTTTACTGGATAATACTTCTCAGCCCGGAGCAAAAGGAGTTTCTCCTATGGAAAGTGTTTTGATGGCCGTTGCTGGATGTAGCGGAATTGACGTAGTTTCTATCCTGAAAAAACAAAGACAGGAAATTACTGGTTTTAAAGCTGAGGTTGAAGGAGAGCGTGTTCCTGTTGAAGACGCAAAACCATTCAAAGCGATTAAAGTGAAATTTTTATTAGAGGGAAATATTGATCCTAAAAAAGCATTGAAGGCAGCGCAATTATCTTTCGAAAAATACTGCTCTGTTTCTAAAACCTTAGAACCTAATGTAGAAATAGGATATGAAGTTTTTGTAAACGGCGAGCAGGTTACTAATTAG
- a CDS encoding glucosidase: MIAEKQRLKDTNWKNWGPYVSNRQWGNVREDYSSNGDAWNFANHDAAESYAYRWGEEGIAGISDVKQLFCFAFSFWNKKDRIVKERLFGLSNPEGNHGEDIKEIFYYLDNTPTHSYMKMVYKYPINAFPYDKIRSENAKRSKKETEYEIIDTGIFDKDEYFDIFIEYAKADHNDILVRITVCNRSEISAPIVIAPTVWFRNNWKWGYNTYKAQLNAANDGSISINHDSISIKKFYSRNNNVQSVFCENETNNPKLYGAPYPGNTYFKDGINDHIVYGSNTVNPEKTGTKASFLLDETIEAGASKTFDFRLSPNNLDEPFDRFDEIFAQRVDEANEFYDEIQSDVVDDDEKNVQRQAFAGLLWNKQFYHYNVGKWLKGDPNFDAPRDFSNYVRNTEWNHMHNKDIISMPDKWEYPWYATWDLAFHCVPFSIIDAEFAKGQLLLLTKEWYMHPNGQLPAYEWNLSDVNPPVHAWSCFRVFKIDEKQNGKPDLLFLEKVFQKLLLNFTWWVNRKDKNGKNIFGGGFLGLDNIGAFDRNMVLKDGQHLEQADGTSWMAMYALNMMRIAMELAQYYQVYEDMAIKFFEHYLYIAEAMENLGEGTKGLWNEEDGFFYDVLQLGNGDSVSLRLRSIVGLIPLFAVEIVDHKLLENMPNFTARMDWILKNKPELTKLVSHWDEEGQGRKHLMSILRKNRLSKVLTRMLDEKEFLSTYGIRAMSKVYEENPFVFSVHGVENVVYYTPAESDSRMFGGNSNWRGPIWFPINFLIVESLQRFHYYYGNSLKVELPTGSGDKRNLDEVAQNISHRLCSIFLKDSSGQRPFNGGNAKFNFDENFRDYITFFEYFHGDNGRGVGASHQTGWTATVAKLLKPRLM; encoded by the coding sequence ATGATTGCTGAAAAACAAAGATTAAAAGATACCAACTGGAAAAACTGGGGTCCCTATGTAAGCAACCGACAATGGGGAAATGTACGTGAAGACTACAGCTCCAACGGTGATGCATGGAATTTCGCCAATCATGACGCTGCAGAAAGTTATGCGTACCGTTGGGGAGAGGAAGGAATTGCCGGAATCTCTGATGTAAAGCAGCTTTTCTGTTTTGCCTTTTCTTTCTGGAACAAAAAAGACCGAATCGTAAAAGAACGTCTTTTCGGATTGAGCAATCCTGAAGGAAATCACGGGGAAGATATCAAAGAAATTTTTTATTATCTGGATAATACACCTACTCACAGCTATATGAAGATGGTGTATAAATATCCTATCAATGCCTTTCCGTATGATAAAATCCGTTCAGAGAATGCTAAGAGAAGCAAAAAGGAAACTGAATACGAAATTATTGATACCGGAATTTTCGATAAGGATGAATACTTCGATATCTTCATTGAATATGCCAAAGCGGATCATAATGATATTTTAGTAAGAATCACGGTTTGTAACAGAAGTGAGATCAGCGCTCCGATCGTCATTGCGCCAACAGTCTGGTTCAGAAATAACTGGAAATGGGGATACAACACCTATAAAGCTCAATTAAATGCAGCGAATGACGGAAGTATCAGTATCAATCATGACAGTATTTCCATTAAAAAGTTTTATTCAAGAAACAATAATGTGCAAAGCGTGTTTTGTGAAAACGAAACCAACAATCCGAAATTATATGGAGCACCTTATCCCGGAAATACTTATTTCAAAGATGGAATTAACGATCATATCGTCTATGGCAGCAATACTGTAAATCCTGAAAAAACAGGAACGAAAGCTTCATTCCTACTCGATGAAACGATTGAAGCTGGAGCCTCTAAAACTTTTGATTTCAGACTCTCACCAAATAACCTGGACGAACCTTTTGACCGATTTGATGAAATATTTGCCCAGAGAGTAGATGAAGCCAATGAATTTTATGATGAAATTCAGAGCGATGTTGTAGATGATGATGAAAAAAATGTACAGAGACAGGCTTTTGCAGGTCTGCTCTGGAACAAACAGTTTTATCATTACAATGTCGGGAAATGGCTGAAAGGCGATCCTAATTTTGATGCTCCGAGAGATTTCAGCAATTATGTAAGAAACACGGAATGGAATCACATGCATAATAAGGACATTATTTCTATGCCCGATAAGTGGGAATATCCATGGTATGCAACTTGGGATCTGGCATTTCACTGTGTTCCTTTTTCCATTATTGATGCCGAATTTGCAAAAGGGCAGCTTCTTTTGCTGACGAAGGAATGGTATATGCATCCGAACGGACAGCTTCCTGCTTATGAATGGAATTTAAGTGACGTAAACCCACCTGTTCATGCATGGTCTTGTTTCCGTGTTTTTAAAATTGATGAAAAGCAAAATGGAAAACCCGACCTTTTATTCTTGGAAAAAGTTTTCCAGAAACTTCTTCTGAATTTCACATGGTGGGTGAATAGAAAAGATAAAAACGGTAAAAATATTTTCGGAGGAGGTTTTCTGGGCTTGGATAATATTGGTGCTTTTGACCGTAATATGGTTTTAAAAGACGGACAACATCTGGAGCAAGCCGATGGAACAAGCTGGATGGCAATGTACGCTTTAAACATGATGCGAATTGCTATGGAACTCGCTCAGTATTACCAGGTGTACGAAGATATGGCCATCAAATTCTTTGAGCACTATCTTTATATTGCTGAAGCGATGGAAAATCTGGGTGAAGGAACAAAAGGTCTCTGGAATGAAGAAGACGGTTTCTTCTATGACGTTCTTCAGCTTGGAAATGGTGACAGTGTTTCTTTAAGATTAAGAAGTATTGTGGGATTGATTCCATTGTTTGCGGTAGAAATTGTTGATCATAAATTACTGGAAAATATGCCCAACTTCACCGCGAGAATGGATTGGATCCTAAAAAATAAGCCTGAACTGACCAAGCTTGTTTCCCACTGGGACGAGGAAGGACAGGGAAGAAAACACCTCATGAGTATTCTCCGTAAAAACAGATTGTCAAAGGTTTTAACAAGAATGCTTGACGAAAAGGAATTTTTAAGTACGTATGGAATTCGTGCCATGTCGAAAGTATATGAAGAAAATCCATTTGTTTTCTCGGTACATGGTGTTGAAAATGTAGTCTATTATACGCCTGCAGAAAGTGACAGCAGAATGTTTGGCGGAAACAGCAACTGGAGAGGTCCGATATGGTTTCCTATCAATTTCCTGATTGTGGAAAGTTTACAGCGTTTTCATTATTATTACGGAAACAGCCTCAAAGTAGAACTTCCGACCGGAAGCGGAGACAAAAGGAATCTTGATGAAGTTGCCCAGAATATAAGCCACAGATTATGTTCTATTTTCTTAAAGGATAGTAGCGGACAGCGTCCTTTCAATGGAGGAAATGCGAAGTTTAATTTTGACGAAAACTTCAGAGATTATATCACCTTTTTTGAATATTTCCATGGTGATAATGGCCGTGGTGTAGGTGCATCACATCAGACAGGGTGGACTGCAACAGTTGCGAAATTATTGAAACCGAGATTAATGTAA
- a CDS encoding O-succinylhomoserine sulfhydrylase has protein sequence MENFETFAIRTQTERTQFDEHSTPLYLTSSFIFKDAEDMRASFAEEKPKNLYSRFSNPNVTEFTDKIAKMEGAEAGYAFATGMAAIYSTFATLLNAGDHIVSCQSVFGSTHTLFTKYFPKWNIETTYFKAEDAENVEKYIQPNTKILYLETPTNPAIEVLDLEFFGQIAKKHNLIFIVDNCFATPYLQQPIKYGADIVVHSATKLIDGQGRVLGGVAVGREDLIREIYLFARNTGPAMSPFNAWVLSKSLEILAIRVEKHCENALKVAEFLESHPNVELVKYPFLPSHPSYEIAKKQMKLGGNIVAFEIKGGIEGGRNFLDNIKMCSLSANLGDTRTIVTHPASTTHSKLSDEERNEVGITAGLVRCSVGLENVDDIIADLKQALG, from the coding sequence ATGGAAAATTTTGAAACCTTCGCAATAAGAACCCAAACTGAAAGAACTCAGTTTGACGAACATTCAACACCTTTATATCTTACGTCCAGCTTTATTTTTAAGGATGCGGAAGATATGAGAGCGAGCTTTGCAGAAGAAAAACCAAAAAACCTTTACAGCCGGTTTTCAAATCCGAATGTAACGGAATTCACAGATAAAATTGCCAAAATGGAAGGTGCAGAAGCAGGATATGCTTTCGCAACTGGAATGGCAGCTATTTATTCAACTTTTGCTACTTTGTTAAATGCAGGAGATCATATTGTAAGCTGCCAGTCGGTTTTTGGTTCGACACACACTTTGTTCACCAAATATTTCCCAAAATGGAATATCGAAACAACATACTTCAAAGCAGAAGATGCTGAAAACGTAGAAAAATATATTCAGCCGAATACTAAAATTTTATATCTGGAAACACCAACCAATCCTGCAATAGAGGTATTGGATTTAGAATTTTTCGGACAGATTGCCAAGAAGCACAATTTAATTTTCATTGTAGATAACTGTTTTGCAACTCCTTATTTGCAACAGCCGATCAAATACGGTGCAGATATCGTGGTTCATTCCGCTACAAAATTAATTGACGGACAAGGTCGTGTTTTGGGTGGAGTAGCAGTGGGAAGAGAAGATTTGATTCGAGAAATTTACCTTTTCGCAAGAAATACAGGACCAGCAATGTCACCTTTCAATGCATGGGTGTTGTCAAAAAGTTTAGAAATATTAGCAATCCGTGTTGAAAAACATTGCGAAAATGCTTTAAAAGTGGCTGAATTTTTAGAAAGCCATCCGAATGTGGAACTGGTAAAATATCCTTTCCTTCCTTCTCATCCAAGCTATGAAATTGCTAAAAAGCAAATGAAATTAGGTGGAAACATCGTAGCATTTGAAATCAAAGGAGGAATTGAAGGCGGAAGAAACTTTTTAGACAACATCAAAATGTGTTCACTCTCCGCAAATCTTGGAGATACAAGAACGATTGTTACGCATCCTGCTTCTACAACGCATTCTAAACTGTCAGATGAAGAAAGAAATGAGGTTGGAATTACGGCAGGTTTGGTTCGTTGTTCAGTAGGGTTGGAAAATGTGGATGATATTATTGCGGATTTGAAGCAGGCGCTTGGATAA